From one Spiroplasma endosymbiont of Lasioglossum villosulum genomic stretch:
- a CDS encoding recombinase RecT, producing MSNNKNELKIPNFIKSNKEEYVKFRNYYEMIINSSKDLKTMNTQSLINALINLYKLNLSINPIKKELALIPYGDELQVQIQEDGWLTLLQRTGLVIDFQREKITTAHKFNKENNKWEINPALIFERKTINTIDYYCYISLLDKNGKINNFYKGMTVEEINQHKDKYGKTYNKKSQEWKLNHIWTSAFDQMALKTVVKALIREINKTPIIVLNNQDDINLALQLDQGVVIDEETIAYKDNNGDEVKIINSNNNIDNTDLNSTLSKLKELEKEEEIIENFEV from the coding sequence ATGAGTAATAATAAAAATGAATTAAAAATTCCTAATTTTATTAAAAGTAATAAAGAAGAATATGTAAAATTTAGAAATTATTATGAAATGATTATAAATTCTAGTAAAGATTTAAAAACTATGAATACACAAAGTTTAATTAATGCATTAATTAATTTATATAAGTTAAATCTTTCTATTAATCCAATTAAAAAAGAATTAGCATTAATACCTTATGGTGATGAATTACAAGTACAAATTCAAGAAGATGGTTGATTAACATTATTACAAAGAACTGGATTAGTAATTGATTTTCAAAGAGAAAAAATAACAACTGCACATAAATTTAATAAAGAAAATAATAAATGAGAAATTAATCCAGCATTAATTTTTGAAAGAAAAACTATTAATACAATTGATTATTATTGTTATATTTCTCTTTTAGATAAAAATGGTAAAATTAATAATTTTTATAAAGGAATGACTGTTGAAGAAATTAATCAACATAAAGATAAATATGGCAAAACTTATAATAAAAAAAGTCAAGAATGAAAATTAAATCATATATGAACTTCTGCTTTTGACCAAATGGCTTTAAAAACTGTTGTAAAAGCACTTATTCGAGAAATTAATAAAACACCAATTATTGTATTAAATAATCAAGATGATATTAATTTAGCACTTCAATTAGACCAAGGTGTAGTAATTGATGAAGAAACTATTGCTTATAAAGATAATAATGGTGATGAAGTTAAAATTATTAATTCAAATAATAATATTGATAATACTGATTTAAATTCTACCTTATCTAAATTAAAAGAATTAGAAAAAGAAGAAGAAATTATAGAAAATTTTGAAGTTTAA
- a CDS encoding PD-(D/E)XK nuclease family protein, which translates to MSKLIFKKETHQYFLEDKELISVSRIIDNYLGFSYSHIAPEVLKNASNRGKWVHKLNELYLQNINEENIINNLLKKLKPVTNSINYSYCKKSLIFLKEKFKDKNNYEFIIEKPIADNLIAGTPDLVYLDKKENKYYLVDYKTYACIDEDKLKRIKLQLTAYYCMLLENGITPSYKTYVYLTNKNSQQEIKIEITNELIIEWMNAKTKYFKGEDKNENI; encoded by the coding sequence ATGAGTAAATTAATTTTTAAAAAAGAAACTCATCAATATTTTTTAGAAGATAAAGAATTAATATCAGTTTCTAGAATTATTGATAATTATTTAGGATTTAGTTATAGTCATATAGCACCAGAAGTATTAAAAAATGCTTCAAATCGTGGTAAATGAGTTCATAAACTTAATGAATTATATTTACAAAATATTAATGAAGAAAATATTATTAATAATTTATTAAAAAAATTAAAACCAGTAACTAATTCAATAAATTATTCTTATTGTAAAAAATCACTAATATTTTTAAAAGAAAAATTTAAAGATAAAAATAATTATGAATTTATTATTGAAAAACCTATTGCTGATAATTTAATTGCTGGAACACCAGATTTAGTTTATTTAGATAAAAAAGAAAATAAATATTATTTAGTAGATTATAAAACTTATGCTTGTATTGATGAAGATAAATTAAAAAGAATTAAATTACAATTAACTGCTTATTATTGTATGTTACTTGAGAATGGTATAACTCCATCTTATAAAACTTATGTTTATTTAACTAATAAAAATAGTCAACAAGAAATAAAAATAGAAATAACAAATGAATTAATAATTGAATGAATGAATGCAAAAACAAAATATTTTAAAGGAGAAGATAAAAATGAAAACATTTAA